From Erythrobacter sp. YJ-T3-07:
GGGGGTGAGGGCTGGTACCGTAAAAATCAGCGCGTCGGCACGGGCGCATCGCCCGTGTAATCGTAGAAGCCACGGCCCGTCTTGCGGCCGAGCCAGCCGGCTTCGACATATTTCACCAGCAGCGGTGCCGGGCGATACTTGGTGTCGCCGGTCGTGTCGTGCAGCACGCGGATGATGTCGAGGCAGGTGTCCAGCCCCACGAAGTCCGCCAGCTGAAGCGGGCCCATCGGGTGGTTGAGGCCTAGGCGGCAACCCAGATCGATATCCTCGATGCTGGCGGTCGACTGGCCGAGCACGAAGATCGCCTCGTTGATCATCGGCAACAGGATGCGGTTGACGACGAAGCCCGGCTCGTCCTGGCTCAGCACCACTTCCTTGCCCAGCAGGTGCGCGAATTCGATCGTCCGGTCGGTCACGTCCTGATTGGTGGCGAGGCCGGGGATCACTTCGATCAGGCCCATCACGGGCACCGGATTGAAGAAGTGCAGGCCGATGAACCGGCCCGCATCGGGCGACCAGTTGGCCATCCGGGTGATCGGGATCGAGCTGGTGTTGCTGGCGAGGATCGCACCTTCGCCCAGCACCTTGCCCGCGTTCTCGAAAATGCCCTGTTTGATCGTTTCCTTCTCGGTCGCGGCCTCGATGATCAGGTCTGCCTCGGCCATCGGCGCAAGTTCGCCGGTGGGGGTGATGCGGGCGAGCGTGGCTTCGGCATCCGCCACTTCCATCTTGCCCTTGCCGACCAGCTTGCCGAGCGAACGCTCAATGCCCTTCAGCGATTCCTCCGCGATGGCGAGATCGCGGTCGCTGAGGAATACTTTGAGCCCGTGCTGGGCGATGGTCTGCGCGATGCCCGAACCCATTTGGCCCGCACCGATGACACCGATGGTCTGCATGAAATTATCCGTCCTTCGCAACTGCAGCAAGGACGGCTGGCTAGCGATCAAGCAGCCCGCTGGCTAGCTGTCAGTTTTCAGCGATTGGCGCCGGGCGTCCAGGTGATGTCCGCCTTGCCCCCGTCATTGGCCGCGCGGGCGAGCACAAACAGCAGGTCCGACAGGCGGTTGATATAGTGCAGCGCCGCCGGGTTGACCGGCTCCAGCTCCGCCAGCGCGGTCATCGCGCGTTCGGCCTTGCGCACGCTGGCCCGCGCGACATGCAGCCGCGCCGCCGCCTCGCTGCCACCGGGAAGGATGAAGCTGGTCAGCGGTTCGAGGTTTTCGTTGGCCGTATCGATCGCACGCTCGATCCATTCGACCTGCCCGTCCACGATCCGCAGGACCATTTCGCCCGGTTCGAATCCTTCGCCGTCGAGCGCGCCCTTGGGCGTGGCGAGATCCGCACCCAGATCGAACAGGTCGTTCTGCACCCGGCGAAGATCCGCGACCTCATCATGGCCCGCGTCCAGCGCGCAGATCGCGAAGCCGAGCGCGCTGTTCGCCTCGTCGACCGCGCCGATCGCCTCGATCCGCGCGGCGTGCTTGGGGCTGCGCGAGCCATCGACGAGGCCCGTCGTGCCGTCGTCGCCGGTGCGGGTGTAGATCTTGTTGAGCTTGACCATCGAGGCCGGATGGCCGCCTTACTGCGAGACTGCAAGCAGGATGGCGACCACCAGGATTGCCAGACCCTGATACTTGATCCGGTCGAACATGGCCTTGTTCTGCATCAGCTGCATCTCGCTCACCGTCTCGCCGGTATTGTTTTCCAGATCGACCTTGGTGGTCTTCAGAAATGCGACAATCCCGCGGATCAGCGACACGACGACCATGATCGCAAGGAAGATGATGGCAATGATGAGGAGTGTTTGCATGGGTTAGATATGGGGCTTTCCCAGCGAAATGCCAATCGGCCATTCCCCACGCCTCAACCGCGCTGCCCATGCGCGCCCGTCCTCGCCCGCTTCGCGATGGTCCGCGAGGGCGGGTGAACCGCGGCGCTTGGCGAGTTTGCGCGCCTCTGCATCGAGCAGCAGCGGGTGATGATGCCAGCGAGGCACCGGCAGGCCGAGCAGCGCCTGCAGCACGCGGTGGACCGGGCTCGCGTGGAACAGGTCGAGCCCGCGGGTGACCAGCGTGACGCCATCCGCAGCGTCGTCCACCGTCACCGCGAGGTGGTAGCTCGCGGGCAGATCCTTGCGGCGCAGCACCGGATCGCCCAGCCCGGCCGGATCGACCCTCTGTTCGCCCGCGATTTCGTCATGCCAGCAGAGCGGGCCGGTGATCGCCAGTGCCTTGCTCAGGTCCATGCGCAGGGCGGCGGGTGCATCGGGCGGCACGTCCCGGTGCCTGCAGGTGCCGGGATAGACCGGCCCCTCGGGCCCCGTCTCGCTCGCCGCAGCCGCGATTTCGGTGCGGGTGCAGGTGCACGGATAGAGCACGCCGAGCGCATTCAGCTTGTCCAGCGCCTCCTCGTAGCGCGCCAGTCGCGTGCCCTGTGCGGGCACTTCGTCCCACTCCAGACCCAGCCAGGCGAGATCCTTGCGGAACTCCTCTGCCAGCTCGGGGCGGCTGCGCGGTCCGTCGATATCCTCGATCCTCAGCAGGAAGCGCCCGTCCGCCGCGCGCGCCAGATCGTGCGCGACAATGGCCGAGTAGGCATGGCCCCAGTGCAGGGGGCCGTTGGGGCTGGGGGCGAAGCGGGTGACCGTCATGGCTTGACGTCTTTAGCGCGCATCGCGGCCAAGTCGTCAAAAAGGACTGTGGAAACCATCTTTGTAACAGGCTTGACGCTTTTGCGAGCAAATGGTCCTTTCATCGCATCAGGGAGGACACGCAAGAAGTGTTCAAGGCCGATCTGATCGACCGCGCGGCCACGTTCCGCAGCGTAGATGAAGACCCGACGAGGAATTTGTCGGCATGCCCGACACTTGTTCTCAACGCGGACTACACCCCGCTGTCCTATTACCCGCTGTCGATCTGGCCGTGGCAGACCGCGATCAAGGCGATCTTCCTTGAGCGGGTCGATGTGGTCGCCAGCTATGACCGGCAGGTGCATTCGCCCTCGCTCGACATGAAGCTGCCCAGCGTCATCGCGCTCAGGCAATATGTGAAGCCGTCCGAATTTCCCGCCTTCACCCGCTTCAACCTGTTCCTGCGCGACCGCTTCATCTGCCAGTATTGCGGCAGCCCCAGCCACCTGACCTTCGACCACGTCGTCCCGCGCCGCCTCGGCGGGAAGACGACGTGGGAGAACATCTCTACCGCTTGTGCCCCATGCAACATGAAGAAGGGCGGACGCACGCCCAAGCAGGCGGGCATGAAGCTGATGGTCGAACCGATCAGGCCGACCAACTGGCAGCTGCAGCAACACGGCAAGAGCTTCCCGCCCAACTACCTCCACGAAACCTGGCGCGACTGGCTCTACTGGGACATCGAGCTGGAGGAGTGAGAGGGCGCTTGCGTCCGCTTCCAATCCGCCGATTCTTGCGGGTGGCAACCGATCCCATTACCCTTCGGCCCGACAGGAGGTAATCGTGACACAGCACCCCATCCTTGTGGCCACCGATTTCAAACCCCGTTCGGACCGCGCCGTGGATCGCGCCGTCCAGCTTGCGCGGGAGACCGGTCGGGAACTGGTGGTCGTCCACGCGGTCGAGGACCCGGACATCATCCGGGTCGGGCCTTCGCTGGAAGAGCGCGTGGCCTCGGTCATGCCGGAGAATGCGGTCGATTATCGCTGCCTGTTTCCCGAAGGCTCCGCCCCCCGCGCAATCGCGCAGGCGGTGGAGGACGAGGATCCGTTCTGCCTCGTCATCGGCGTCGCGCGCTACAATTCGGTGGGCGACTTCTTGCTTGGCACGGCGGTCGACATGCTGCTGCGCCGGTCGCCCTATCCCGTGCTGGTCGCCAAGGAACGGCCGCGCGCAGCTTACGAGCATATCGTCATCGGGACCGACCTGTCCGATGCCTCGAAGCGCGGCGTGGAGGCGGTCGTCCGCATGTTCCCGCAGGCGCAGCTGCACCTCGTCCACGCATTCCACGTCCCCTACGAGGCATGGCAGAACGCCGAATATGTGCGCAATGAACTGGCAGCCGCGGCGCAGGAACAGTGCGACGGCTTCACCCAGCAGCTGGATATTTCCCAGGCATGCCGCGAGAAACTGACCATGGAACAGGTCGAAGGATCGCCGCTCACCGCCATCAACAGGACGATTCGCAAATACGACGCGCATTTGTGCGCGCTGACCTCGCATGGATATGGCGGTTTGCGTCAGGCGCTGATCGGCAGCACGGTCAGCGATCTGCTGAAGACCCTGACCATCGATACGCTGGTCATCCATCCGGAGCACGAGAGCGCGGCCTGACGAAAATCTGCCCCGCCCGGCTGGTGCGGCCGGGCGGGGATAGAGTGGCCTCGCCCTACAACCTCACCATCCGCATCCCGCGTTCGCCGTAGCGGTCACCTTGCGCAGCACCCGGAGGCACCGCTGCCGACAGTTCTGCCAGATCCGCGTCCGACAGTTCGAGATCGGCGGCAGCCACCGAGTCGCTCATGGTAGCGATGCGCTTCACGCCGGGGATCGGCACGATGTGGTCGCCCTGCGCGATCAGCCAGGCGAGCGCGACCTGCGCCACGCTGGCTCCGTTGCGGTCGGCGACGGTGCGGATCGTATCGACGATGGCGAGATTGGCGTCGAAATTCTCTTCCGACCAGCGCGGGTCCTGCCGCCGCCAATCGTTCTCGCCCAGATCGTCGCGGCTGCGGAAATTGCCGGTCAGGAACCCGCGGCCGAGCGGGCTGTAGGGCACGAAGCCGATGCCCAGCTCCTCGCAGGCGGGCAGGATACCGTCCTCCACGCCGCGCTCCCACAGCGAATATTCGCTCTGCAGCGCGGTGATCGGATGGGTCGCGTGCGCGCGGCGCAGCGTTTGCTCGCCCGCTTCGGAGAGGGCGAGGTGGCGGATTTTCCCTTCCGCCTTCAGGTCCGCCATCGTGCCCACGACATCCTCGATCGGCACGCTCGGGTCGACGCGGTGCTGGTAGAACAGGTCGATCGTCTCGATCCCCAGCCGCCCCAGCGATGCCTCGCACGCGCGGCGGATATTGGCCGGGCTGCTGTCCGCACCGGTGATCTGGTCGCCTTCGAAGCGAAAGCCGAACTTGGTCGCGATGACGAGGTTGTCACGCTTGCCGCGAATCGCGCGGCCGACCAGTTCCTCGTTCTGGAAGGGGCCGTAAATTTCGGCGGTGTCGAAGAAGGTGACGCCGAGGTCGATCGCGCGGTGGATCGTCTCGATCGCGTCGTCGGCATTGGCCTCGCCGTAAACGATGTTGCCGCCCGCAACCATCGGCATGCAGCCGATCCCGATGGCGGATACTTCGAGGCCCTGGCCCAGCGTGCGGTACTTCATCGGTCTTCTCCTCAGGTAACGGCGGCTCTGGTAGAAAATTCGTCGCGCTGCCACTCGCCGGTCTCCAGCACTTGCGCGAGATGGCGTGCAGCTTCGGCAATATCGACGAACCGCAGATAGGCGGGCGCGAAGCCGAGGCGCAGGATATCGGGATCGCGGAAATCGCCGATCACGCCGCGCGCGATCAGCGCTTGGCTCAGCGCGTAGGCGTTTTCGTGGCGGAAGCTCAGCTGGCTGCCGCGTTGCGCGGGGTTGCGCGGGCTGACCAGATCGAGATCGAGGTCGGCCACACACTCGCGGAAGAACTCGCTCAGAGCGCGCGATTTGGCGACCAGCGCGTCCATCCCGATCTCGGCGATCAGCTCGACGCCGCTTTCCAGCGCGGCCATCGCCAGCACCGGGGGCGTGCCCGCGAGCAGGCGTTTGACGCCCTCGGCCGGCTCGTACTCGTCCGAGAAGGCGAAGGGCTGCGCGTGGCCGAACCAGCCGGTCAGCGGCTGAGTG
This genomic window contains:
- a CDS encoding 3-hydroxyacyl-CoA dehydrogenase NAD-binding domain-containing protein, with protein sequence MQTIGVIGAGQMGSGIAQTIAQHGLKVFLSDRDLAIAEESLKGIERSLGKLVGKGKMEVADAEATLARITPTGELAPMAEADLIIEAATEKETIKQGIFENAGKVLGEGAILASNTSSIPITRMANWSPDAGRFIGLHFFNPVPVMGLIEVIPGLATNQDVTDRTIEFAHLLGKEVVLSQDEPGFVVNRILLPMINEAIFVLGQSTASIEDIDLGCRLGLNHPMGPLQLADFVGLDTCLDIIRVLHDTTGDTKYRPAPLLVKYVEAGWLGRKTGRGFYDYTGDAPVPTR
- a CDS encoding cob(I)yrinic acid a,c-diamide adenosyltransferase, producing the protein MVKLNKIYTRTGDDGTTGLVDGSRSPKHAARIEAIGAVDEANSALGFAICALDAGHDEVADLRRVQNDLFDLGADLATPKGALDGEGFEPGEMVLRIVDGQVEWIERAIDTANENLEPLTSFILPGGSEAAARLHVARASVRKAERAMTALAELEPVNPAALHYINRLSDLLFVLARAANDGGKADITWTPGANR
- the gluQRS gene encoding tRNA glutamyl-Q(34) synthetase GluQRS, with amino-acid sequence MTVTRFAPSPNGPLHWGHAYSAIVAHDLARAADGRFLLRIEDIDGPRSRPELAEEFRKDLAWLGLEWDEVPAQGTRLARYEEALDKLNALGVLYPCTCTRTEIAAAASETGPEGPVYPGTCRHRDVPPDAPAALRMDLSKALAITGPLCWHDEIAGEQRVDPAGLGDPVLRRKDLPASYHLAVTVDDAADGVTLVTRGLDLFHASPVHRVLQALLGLPVPRWHHHPLLLDAEARKLAKRRGSPALADHREAGEDGRAWAARLRRGEWPIGISLGKPHI
- a CDS encoding HNH endonuclease; the protein is MFKADLIDRAATFRSVDEDPTRNLSACPTLVLNADYTPLSYYPLSIWPWQTAIKAIFLERVDVVASYDRQVHSPSLDMKLPSVIALRQYVKPSEFPAFTRFNLFLRDRFICQYCGSPSHLTFDHVVPRRLGGKTTWENISTACAPCNMKKGGRTPKQAGMKLMVEPIRPTNWQLQQHGKSFPPNYLHETWRDWLYWDIELEE
- a CDS encoding universal stress protein gives rise to the protein MTQHPILVATDFKPRSDRAVDRAVQLARETGRELVVVHAVEDPDIIRVGPSLEERVASVMPENAVDYRCLFPEGSAPRAIAQAVEDEDPFCLVIGVARYNSVGDFLLGTAVDMLLRRSPYPVLVAKERPRAAYEHIVIGTDLSDASKRGVEAVVRMFPQAQLHLVHAFHVPYEAWQNAEYVRNELAAAAQEQCDGFTQQLDISQACREKLTMEQVEGSPLTAINRTIRKYDAHLCALTSHGYGGLRQALIGSTVSDLLKTLTIDTLVIHPEHESAA
- a CDS encoding aldo/keto reductase, with translation MKYRTLGQGLEVSAIGIGCMPMVAGGNIVYGEANADDAIETIHRAIDLGVTFFDTAEIYGPFQNEELVGRAIRGKRDNLVIATKFGFRFEGDQITGADSSPANIRRACEASLGRLGIETIDLFYQHRVDPSVPIEDVVGTMADLKAEGKIRHLALSEAGEQTLRRAHATHPITALQSEYSLWERGVEDGILPACEELGIGFVPYSPLGRGFLTGNFRSRDDLGENDWRRQDPRWSEENFDANLAIVDTIRTVADRNGASVAQVALAWLIAQGDHIVPIPGVKRIATMSDSVAAADLELSDADLAELSAAVPPGAAQGDRYGERGMRMVRL